A part of Aspergillus flavus chromosome 5, complete sequence genomic DNA contains:
- a CDS encoding ribosomal protein L10-domain-containing protein has product MPRSKRARVVHETKTAKKSHKEQTRRLYANIRESVEKYDHLFVFGVDNMRNTYLKDVRTEFADSRLFFGKTKVMAVALGHNPESEAATNLHKLVPYLTGAVGLLFTSRDPESVTNYFETFRPLDFARAGTVSTRSFSIPNGLVYSRAGEIPASEDEPVSHTIEPELRKLGVPTRLVKGKVMLELTGGQEAFPVCREGEVLDSRQTTLLKMFGVATSEFHVALKACWTRESGEVKILEKEQGGMEVEQ; this is encoded by the exons ATGCCTCGCTCCAAGCGCGCCCGCGTCGTCCACGAGACCAAGACCGCCAAAAAGTCCCACAAGGAACAGACCAGACGCCTGTACGCCAATATCCGGGAATCTGTCGAGAAATATGACCACCTGTTCGTCTTCGGAGTTGATAACATGCGCAATACCTACCTGAAGGATGTGCGCACTGAGTTCGCTGATAGCCG tctcttcttcggcaagACCAAAGTCATGGCCGTTGCACTGGGCCACAATCCCGAATCCGAAGCAGCCACCAACCTGCACAAGCTCGTCCCCTATCTGACCGGTGCCGTCGGTCTCCTCTTCACCTCTCGCGATCCCGAGTCCGTCACCAACTACTTCGAGACCTTCCGTCCCCTGGACTTCGCCCGTGCCGGAACAGTCAGCACCCGGTCCTTCAGCATCCCGAACGGCCTTGTGTACTCGCGAGCCGGCGAGATCCCCGCCTCAGAGGACGAGCCAGTCAGCCACACGATCGAGCCCGAGCTGCGCAAGCTGGGCGTCCCCACCCGTCTCGTCAAGGGCAAGGTTATGCTCGAGTTGACCGGTGGCCAGGAGGCATTCCCCGTTTGCCGGGAGGGAGAGGTTCTCGATTCGCGGCAGACGACGCTACTCAAGATGTTCGGTGTTGCTACTTCTGAGTTCCATGTTGCACTGAAGGCTTGCTGGACCCGGGAAAGTGGGGAGGTGAAGATTCTTGAGAAGGAGCAGGGTGGTATGGAGGTTGAGCAGTGA
- a CDS encoding U1 small nuclear ribonucleoprotein 70 kDa (unnamed protein product) → MTDKLPPPLLALFQPRPPLRYVTPIDRAPEDCKKSTLGGVAQYLPDLKEYEEEYPYNATESWIQRKLRQKQEKKENIEKHLTEGIHTFDPSNDPQARGDPFKTLFVSRLSYDVKESDLEREFGRFGPIERIRIVKDTVTPKGSKKPHRGYAFIVYEREKDMKAAYKETDGIRIKDRRVLVDVERGRTVKGWKPRRFGGGLGGRGYTKALPSRPIGPGSFGAPSGPGGYGGGFRGGFGGGRGRGGFRNERFGGPRGGVGYQGGRNGFGGGGQAPPNAPSGPGGGRSGGFGGRFGDRDRGATGSNREPVRPRDGFSDRDRRDDRDRDGGDRHRDRDRDSYRYRDRDRDRDRGDRYGGREDYGRKRYHEDDSYDDPRAKRRY, encoded by the exons ATGACGGACAAGCTCCCCCCTCCGCTCCTCGCCCTCTTTCAGCCTCGTCCACCCTTGCGCTATGTTACTCCCATTGACCGTGCACCAGAGGACTGTAAGAAGAGTACACTCGGCGGTGTCGCACAGTATCTCCCGGACTTGAAGGAGTATGAAGAGGAGTACCCGTACAATGCTACAGAGAGTTGGATACAGCGCAAATTGCGAcagaagcaggagaagaaggaaaacatcGAGAAACACTTGACAGAAGGCATTCATACAT TCGACCCTTCAAACGACCCGCAAGCTCGTGGTGACCCCTTCAAGACACTTTTTGTATCTCGTCTTAGTTACGATGTCAAGGAGTCCGATCTCGAAAGAGAGTTCGGCCGTTTTGGACCTATTGAGCGG ATCCGTATCGTCAAAGACACTGTAACTCCAAAGGGTTCGAAGAAACCGCACAGAGGATACGCTTTTATCGTTTACGAGCGCGAGAAAGACATGAAAG CCGCCTACAAAGAGACGGATGGCATTCGTATCAAGGACCGACGTGTCTTGGTTGACGTAGAACGTGGTCGCACCGTCAAGGGCTGGAAGCCTCGGCGCTTCGGCGGCGGTCTTGGAGGCCGTGGTTACACCAAAGCCTTGCCCTCGCGCCCTATTGGTCCTGGATCATTCGGCGCTCCCTCTGGACCTGGAGGCTATGGTGGTGGCTTCCGTGGTGgctttggtggtggtagaggAAGGGGAGGCTTCCGTAACGAACGTTTCGGGGGTCCTcgtggtggtgttggatacCAAGGAGGCCGCAATGGATTCGGCGGAGGCGGACAAGCTCCACCAAATGCACCGTCTGGCCCTGGTGGTGGAAGGAGCGGTGGTTTTGGTGGCAGGTTTGGTGATCGTGATCGGGGCGCAACCGGAAGCAACCGTGAACCCGTTAGGCCGAGAGATGGCTTCTCCGACCGCGATCGACGGGATGACCGGGACCGCGATGGTGGTGACCGGCACAGGGACCGCGACAGGGACAGCTACCGTTACCGGGACCGCGACCGCGATCGTGATCGTGGTGACCGATACGGAGGCCGAGAGGACTATGGACGCAAGCGATATCATGAGGATGATTCATACGACGACCCTCGCGCCAAGAGAAGATACTGA